From a single Botrytis cinerea B05.10 chromosome 4, complete sequence genomic region:
- the Bcarg3 gene encoding Bcarg3: protein MALNSLRPGSRALQSFGRAQLRSYSHASTPLTSPFAPRHLLSIADLTPSELTTLVRSAHSHKLALKSGAVPTSLLNSLTGKVIAMPFSKRSTRTRVSTESAVTTMGGHPMFLGSGDIQLGVNESLYDTSVVISSMTAGIVARVGPHSDVAGLAKWSSVPVINALSDEYHPLQTIADYLTIHEAFPSQPSRSSSQITPSLGLEGMKIAWIGDSNNVLFDLAIGAMKLGINISVSSPEGYKIPEYMRKIIQSAATTTDTPGTLTEVSVPEEAIKNADVLVTDTWISMGQEEESAKRLKAFAGYQITEEMAKRGGAKEGWKFMHCLPRHQDEVNDAVFYGPRSLVFPEAENRVYSAITALEAFVVNKGKIV from the exons ATGGCTCTCAATTCGTTGCGCCCTGGATCTCGAGCTCTGCAGAGCTTTGGCAGAGCCCAATTGCGTTCTTACAGCCATGCATCAACACCTCTCACCTCACCCTTCGCGCCCCgtcatcttctctccattgCAGACCTCACTCCTTCCGAACTTACTACCCTCGTTCGCTCCGCACATTCGCACAAGCTCGCACTGAAATCTGGCGCCGTTCCTACATCTCTCCTCAACTCATTGACTGGCAAGGTAATTGCCATGCCCTTCTCTAAACGTAGCACTCGTACGCGTGTCTCTACCGAATCTGCGGTTACCACAATGGGCGGACATCCTATGTTTCTTGGTTCCGGCGACATCCAATTGGGTGTCAATGAATCATTATACGATACCTCAGTCGTTATTTCGAGTATGACTGCAGGTATCGTAGCTAGAGTTGGGCCTCATTCAGATGTTGCTGGTCTGGCAAAGTGGTCGAGTGTACCAGTCATCAATGCTTTGTCTGACGAATACCACCCCTTACAAACTATCGCCGATTACCTCACAATCCACGAAGCATTCCCCTCGCAGCCTTCTAGAAGCTCGTCACAAATTACACCAAGTTTGGGCTTGGAGGGAATGAAGATTGCTTGGATTGGAGACTCAAATAATGTTCTCTTCGACCTTGCAATTGGAGCAATGAAATTGGGCATCAACATTTCGGTTTCATCTCCAGAAGGCTACAAAATCCCCGAATATATGCGCAAGATTATCCAATCTGCCGCAACTACAACAGATACTCCAGGAACACTCACAGAGGTTTCTGTGCCAGAGGAAGCTATCAAAAATGCGGATGTATTGGTGACTGATACATGGATATCTATGggccaagaagaagaatcagCAAAGAGATTGAAGGCATTTGCAGGTTATCAAATCACCGAGGAAATGGCAAAACGAGGCGGGGCTAAGGAAGGATGGAAATTCATGCATTGTTTACCGAGACATCAAGATGAAGTCAACGATGCAGTATTCTACGGCCCCAGAAGCTTAGTCTTCCCAGAGGCCGAAAACAGAGTTTATTCTGCTATTA CTGCTTTGGAAGCATTTGTGGTTAACAAGGGTAAAATTGTATGA
- the Bcdip5 gene encoding Bcdip5: MAAHISRDYSPSSAEKASYPIEHAREGIHDAGEDNDPSHHLHRGLKSRQITMIAIGGAIGTGLIIGTGKALAQAGPAPLLIGYSLVGLLCFLVMAALGEMAAWLPLASGFTGYATRFVDPALGFCLGWNYWFKYIIVTPNNLTAASLVIQYWLPREKVNPGVFIAIFLVAIVCINYFGVKFFGEFEFWLSSIKVVVILGLIILSLVLVCGGGPDHQATGFKYWKDPGAFHEYILSGNSGRFLAVWSTFTTAVFAFLGTELVGVTVGEAANPRKVIPKAIKLTFYRILLFYVVLVFFLGMLVPYNSKLLLDSNTKSNSASASPFVVAIKISGIQFLPAIFNACILIFVFSAANSDLYIASRTLYGLAAEGKAFKIFKRTDRRGVPIYALGLSTAFCLLAFLGVNTASYTVFGYFVNLVTMFGLLTWISILISHIYFVRARRAQGVQNTEMAYVAPLGIYGSYGALAFCILIAIFKGFALFCYKKTAKAGTKPVFDHSTFITTYLGIPLYFIMFFGYKYTMKTKVLRPEEADLFTGKARIDAEEQEYLAQEAARKGSNQETKGERIYRLTLGWAF; encoded by the exons ATGGCGGCACATATTTCACGAGATTACTCGCCCTCGAGTGCAGAGAAAGCAAGCTATCCCATCGAGCACGCACGAGAAGGCATTCACGATGCCGGTGAAGATAATGATCCAAGTCACCACCTTCATCGAGGTTTGAAGTCTCGACAAATTACTATGATAGCAATCGGTGGTGCTATTGGAACTGGATTGATTATTGGAAC GGGAAAAGCCCTTGCTCAGGCAGGCCCAGCGCCACTCTTGATAGGCTACTCGCTCGTTGGATTATTGTGCTTTTTGGTCATGGCAGCTCTCGGTGAG ATGGCTGCTTGGCTGCCTTTGGCAAGTGGATTTACCGGTTATGCTACCAGATTTGTTGATCCCGCTCTAGGATTCTGTTTAGGATG GAACTATTGGTTCAAATACATCATCGTCACTCCTAACAATCTCACAGCCGCATCTTTAGTTATACAATACTGGTTACCAAGAGAGAAAGTCAATCCCGGTGTCTTCATTGCTATATTCTTGGTTGCCATCGTTTGTATCAACTATTTCGGTGTGAAATTCTTCGGAGAATTCGAATTCTGGTTGTCAAGTATCAAAGTTGTTGTGATCCTCGGTCTCATCATCTTAAGTTTAGTACTTGTATGTGGAGGAGGACCGGATCATCAGGCAACTGGATTCAAATACTGGAAGGATCCTGGAGCGTTCCATGAATACATTTTGT CTGGAAACTCTGGTCGATTTCTCGCCGTCTGGTCTACTTTCACTACTGCCGTCTTCGCCTTCTTGGGCACAGAACTCGTTGGTGTAACAGTAGGAGAAGCTGCCAATCCACGCAAAGTGATTCCAAAAGCTATCAAGCTCACTTTTTACCGAATTCTCCTCTTTTACGTCGTgctcgtcttcttcctcggcaTGCTCGTCCCATACAATTCCAAACTACTTCTCGACAGTAATACAAAGAGCAACAGTGCCTCTGCCTCGCCATTCGTAGTCGCCATCAAGATCAGCGGTATCCAATTCCTCCCCGCCATCTTCAACGCTTGTATCCTCATCTTTGTCTTCTCGGCGGCAAATTCTGATCTCTACATTGCCTCCCGCACACTATATGGTCTTGCCGCCGAGGGAAAAGctttcaagatcttcaaacGCACCGATAGACGTGGCGTTCCCATTTATGCCCTTGGACTCAGTACTGCATTCTGTCTCCTCGCTTTCTTGGGTGTTAACACAGCTTCCTACACCGTCTTTGGCTACTTCGTCAATCTCGTCACTATGTTCGGTCTCCTCACCTGGATTTCCATCCTCATTTCCCACATCTACTTCGTTCGCGCTCGTCGTGCTCAAGGAGTTCAAAACACCGAAATGGCATACGTAGCACCCCTCGGTATCTATGGTTCCTACGGTGCTCTTGCATTCTGTATCCTCATTGCCATCTTCAAGGGATTCGCACTATTCTGCTACAAAAAGACCGCCAAGGCAGGCACCAAACCCGTCTTTGATCACTCAACTTTCATCACTACATATCTAGGTATTCCATTGTACTTTATCATGTTTTTCGGATACAAATACACAATGAAGACCAAGGTCTTGAGGCCCGAAGAAGCTGATCTCTTTACTGGAAAGGCGAGAATTGATGCAGAGGAGCAAGAATATTTGGCGCAAGAGGCAGCTAGAAAGGGTAGTAATCAGGAGACAAAGGGGGAGCGAATCTATAGATTGACACTTGGCTGGGCCTTTTAG